The following nucleotide sequence is from Pseudomonas sp. S09G 359.
GGACCTCGGCGATGCGCGGCGCGGCGATGCGCCCACTCAGTTCGCTGGTGATGGACAGGGGTTTGGCTTGCAGGGTTTCGATGCGCACCTTGGCCAGGGGCATTTCCGGCGCCTCGGCTGCGGACTTGTCACACGCGCTCAGTGCCAGTGCGAGGGCCAACAGGCAAAACGGCGCCAACAGTTTCTTCGACATGCTCTTATCCCAATATTGACTGACGCATCCTAAGGTCACCTGCGCCGTGGTGCTGTGAAGCTGTGTAGGTGGTGTGTGAAGAAATGTAAGGGGCGGCGCGCGGGGCGGCGCGGGCGTATATCCTTGCACAATCCTGCAAACACTGAAGATCCCATGTGGGATTTGTGTAAGACACATCACTGTATTTTTTGGAAACACCTCCATGCCCAACATCCTTCTGGTGGAAGACGACGCCGCGCTCTCCGAGCTGATTGCCAGCTACCTGGAACGCAATGGCTACCACGTCAGCGTGCTCAGCCGTGGTGACCATGTACGTGAACGTGCGCGCCTCAACCCGCCGGACCTGGTGATCCTCGACCTGATGCTGCCTGGCCTCGACGGCCTGCAAGTGTGCCGTCTGCTGCGCGCCGACTCGGCGGGCCTGCCGATCCTGATGCTGACCGCCCGCGACGACAGCCATGACCAGGTGCTGGGCCTGGAAATGGGCGCCGACGACTACGTGACCAAACCCTGCGAGCCACGCGTGCTGCTGGCCCGTGTGCGCACCTTGCTGCGCCGTAGCAGTTTGTCCGAGCCGCAGGCGGCCAACGACCAGATCCTGATGGGCAACCTGTGCATCGACCTGTCGGAGCGCACCGTGACCTGGCGCGGCCAAGCGGTGGAACTGTCCAGCGGCGAATACAACCTGTTGGTGGTGTTGGCCCGGCATGCCGGCGAGGTGCTCAGCCGCGACCAGATCCTGCAGCGCCTGCGCGGCATCGAGTTCAACGGCACCGACCGCTCGGTGGACGTGGCCATCTCCAAGCTGCGCCGCAAGTTCGATGACCACGCCGGTGAGGCGCGCAAGATCAAGACCGTGTGGGGCAAGGGCTACCTGTTCAGCCGTTCCGAGTGGGAATGCTGAGCCATGTTTCGTGTGCTGCTACGCCTCTACCTGATCACCATCGTCACTTACAGCGCGGCGATCTTCCTGATTCCCAAGCTG
It contains:
- a CDS encoding response regulator transcription factor yields the protein MPNILLVEDDAALSELIASYLERNGYHVSVLSRGDHVRERARLNPPDLVILDLMLPGLDGLQVCRLLRADSAGLPILMLTARDDSHDQVLGLEMGADDYVTKPCEPRVLLARVRTLLRRSSLSEPQAANDQILMGNLCIDLSERTVTWRGQAVELSSGEYNLLVVLARHAGEVLSRDQILQRLRGIEFNGTDRSVDVAISKLRRKFDDHAGEARKIKTVWGKGYLFSRSEWEC